The Fictibacillus phosphorivorans genomic sequence GTAATCATAACGAGAAGTGTGAGCGGTGAGGTTAAATCGTTTCCGATCGCAGAGAATATACACAAAGAGAATATCCTACATCAAACGATTGCGCCAGCACGCATCACGAACAAAACAGCGGATCAAGCAAAGCTCCTAGCGGGGTCAATCGCAACGGAATTAGAGCTTGTTGGTACGCTTGCCGTAGAGATGTTCGTCGCAAAAGACGGTACGATCTATGTGAACGAACTGGCGCCACGCCCGCATAACTCCGGACATTACACGATCGAGGCGTGTGAGACTTCACAGTTCGATCAGCATGTGCGCGCCGTATGCAACTGGCCGCTTGGCAATACAGAATTAATAAAACCAGCCGTGATGATCAACATATTAGGTGAACATCATGAGACTGTGTTACGCGAGATAGGAAATTTAGGAGAAGCGAAACTTCATCTGTACGGAAAGAAAGAAGCGAAAGCGAAACGAAAGATGGGGCATATCACGGTTTTAGGTGATACGATTGAACAGGCACTAGAAAAAGCAGAAAGAGTGTCCGCACTATTTTTAAGTGATAACAAAACGGAGGTAACACAATGATTGAACGCTATACACGCCCTGAAATGGGAGCGATCTGGACGGACGAAAACAAATATCAAGCGTGGCTTGAAGTAGAGATCTTAGCTTGTGAAGCTTGGGCAGAACTAGGAGATATTCCGAAAGAAGACGTGAAGAAGCTTCGCGAAAACGCGTCTTTCGATATTAACCGAATCCTTGAGATCGAAGAAGAAACACGCCATGATGTTGTTGCGTTTACACGAGCAGTATCTGAAACACTTGGTGAAGAGCGTAAATGGGTACATTACGGACTAACTTCAACAGATGTAGTAGATACAGCTCTATCGTATCTACTTAAACAAGCAAACGACATTTTAGCGAAAGATCTAGATCGTTTCGTTGAGATTCTTGCTGAAAAAGCAAAAGAACATAAATATACCGTTATGATGGGTCGTACGCACGGAGTGCATGCTGAGCCAACAACTTTCGGATTGAAGCTTGCTCTTTGGTACGAAGAGATGAAGCGTAACGTGGAACGCTTCAAGCAAGCGTCTGACACGGTTCGTTTCGGTAAAATTTCTGGAGCTGTTGGAACGTATGCAAACATCGATCCTTTCGTTGAAAAATATGTGTGTGAAAAGCTTGGACTAGAAGCTTCACCGATCTCAACACAAACATTGCAGCGTGACCGACACGCTCATTACATGTCAACGTTGGCACTTATCGCAACGAGCATTGAGAAGTTCGCAACAGAAGTACGCGGTCTTCAAAAGAGTGAGACGCGTGAAGTAGAAGAATTTTTTGCAAAAGGTCAAAAAGGATCATCTGCTATGCCGCATAAACGTAATCCGATCGGATCTGAAAACATGACTGGTCTTGCGCGTGTGATCCGCGGTTACATGATGACAGCGTATGAGAACGTATCCCTATGGCATGAGCGTGATATCTCTCATTCATCAGCTGAACGTGTGATTCTACCAGATGCAACGATCGCACTGAACTACATGCTGAACCGTTTCGGTAACATCATCAAGAACTTAACCGTGTTCCCAGAGAACATGAAACGCAACATGGAGCGCACATACGGATTGATCTACTCACAGCGCGTACTTCTAAAATTGATCGACAAAGGAATGGCACGTGAAGAAGCGTATGACACTGTCCAACCAAAAGCGATGCAAGCATGGGAAGAAGGCGTACAGTTCAGAACATTAGTAGAAGCTGAACAAAAAATTACTGAAAAATTAACACCTGAAGAAATCTCTGAATGCTTTGACTACAGTTATCATCTGTCACACGTAGACACAATCTTCGACAGATTAGGGCTTTAAAAGGTTTTATATAAGAAGAATTGCTTTAATAAATGGTTAGTTTTTAAATCTTTAACGTTTGCACATCATTGAAAAGTTGATTGAAGAGGAGGGTACGAGACTCCTGGGGGACGAGCGGGGCAGGTGAGACTCTTAATAGCGCAAGGCGCTAAGAGGCTCACCGCACGCCCCCCGGAAAGGGAGTACCTGGAGCGGAAATCAACTCTTTCAAGCTACGAAGATTAAACAAGCTTTTTTGCAGTACTTCAACTAAAAAGAGAGTGATCTATTGAGCTCTCTTTCTCTTTGCCTTTTTCAAAAGATTGAATATTAGGAATCTTCATATAACGGAGGGGTCAGGATGGAGAAGTTAGAGCAGCTATACGAAGGAAAAGCAAAACGCATCTACCGCACAACAGACGAAGAAGTCGTCTGGGTCAGCTACAAAGATTCAGCAACAGCGTTCAACGGCGAGAAAAAAGCTGAGATCGCAGGAAAAGGAAGACTGAACAACGAGATCTCATCTATCCTTTTTGAACTGCTCAAAGAGAAGGGAATCCACTCCCACTTCGTAAAACGAGTATCCGAAACTGAACAGCTCGTGAAGAAGGTGACCATCATCCCCTTAGAAGTGGTTGTTCGCAACATCGCGGCTGGATCCTTGTCAAAACGTACCGGGATCCCTGAAGGTCAGATCCTTCCACGCACGATCGTCGAATTTTATTACAAAAACGATGACCTTGGCGATCCGCTTATTACAGAAGAACATATCGACATCATGAAATTGGCAACACGAGAGCAGCTCAGCCAGATATCAGAACAAGCGATTCAGATCAACGAAGTGCTCACGTCTTATTTTGTTCAAAAGAACGTAAAGCTCGTCGACTTTAAGCTAGAGTTCGGAACAGATGCTAACGGAAACCTTATGCTCGCTGATGAAATTTCTCCTGATACATGCCGTTTATGGGATGCAGAAACGAACGAGAAACTCGATAAAGATGTATTCCGCCGGGGATTAGGAAGTTTAACAGATGCTTATGAAAAAATACTACAACGTCTAGGAGGCCTATCATGTACAAAGTAAAGGTGTATGTAACATTAAGAGAGAGTGTATTAGATCCGCAAGGTAAGGCAGTAATGAGCTCGCTTCACAAAATGGGACAGTCAGAGGTTGAAGATGTACGTATTGGTAAGTATCTGGAGTTAACGCTTCAAAAAGGGAATTACGATCTAGATGAGAAAATCGTGAACATGTGCTCGAAACTGTTATCGAATCCAGTGATCGAAGACTACCGCTATGAGGTGGAGGAGGTTGTCGCACAGTGAAGTTTGCTGTAATCGTTTTTCCGGGATCAAACTGTGACACTGACATGTATCATGCTGTAAAAGATGAGCTCGGCGCTGAAGTTGAGTACGTCTGGCATGACGCAACGAACTTAAATCAATTTGACGGTATCTTATTGCCTGGTGGATTCTCTTATGGAGATTACCTCCGCTCTGGCGCTATCGCACAATTCTCGAACGTGATGACAGAAGTGGTTAAAGCAGCACGTGAAGGAAAACCGGTTCTTGGCGTTTGTAACGGATTTCAGATTTTACTAGAAACAGGACTTCTGCCAGGAGCGATGCGCCGCAATGAATCATTGAAATTCATCTGCCAGCCAGAAGAGCTAGTCGTTGAGAACACATCGACGATCTTCACGACTCAGTACGAAAAAGGAGAAGTGATCTCCGTTCCAGTCGCACATGGTGAAGGCAACTATTATTGCGATGAAGAGACGCTGCAACAGCTAAAGGCAAACAACCAGATCGTTTTCACGTATAAAAACAATCCGAACGGATCGGTTGAAAACATTGCCGGTATCACGAACGAAGAAGGCAACGTGCTTGGAATGATGCCGCATCCGGAACGCGCGGTCGATGAGCTGTTAGGTAGCAAAGATGGTCTTAAATTATTTCAATCTATTGTGAAGAGCTGGAGGGAACGTTATGTCGCTGCAACATGAACCAACAAGTTCACAAATTAAAGAACAAAAATTATACCGTGAGATGGGTTTAAGTGATTCAGAGTTTGAACTCGTAGAAAAGATTATTGGCAGATCTCCTAACTGGACAGAAACAGGACTGTTCTCTGTTATGTGGAGTG encodes the following:
- the purB gene encoding adenylosuccinate lyase, which codes for MIERYTRPEMGAIWTDENKYQAWLEVEILACEAWAELGDIPKEDVKKLRENASFDINRILEIEEETRHDVVAFTRAVSETLGEERKWVHYGLTSTDVVDTALSYLLKQANDILAKDLDRFVEILAEKAKEHKYTVMMGRTHGVHAEPTTFGLKLALWYEEMKRNVERFKQASDTVRFGKISGAVGTYANIDPFVEKYVCEKLGLEASPISTQTLQRDRHAHYMSTLALIATSIEKFATEVRGLQKSETREVEEFFAKGQKGSSAMPHKRNPIGSENMTGLARVIRGYMMTAYENVSLWHERDISHSSAERVILPDATIALNYMLNRFGNIIKNLTVFPENMKRNMERTYGLIYSQRVLLKLIDKGMAREEAYDTVQPKAMQAWEEGVQFRTLVEAEQKITEKLTPEEISECFDYSYHLSHVDTIFDRLGL
- the purC gene encoding phosphoribosylaminoimidazolesuccinocarboxamide synthase, whose product is MEKLEQLYEGKAKRIYRTTDEEVVWVSYKDSATAFNGEKKAEIAGKGRLNNEISSILFELLKEKGIHSHFVKRVSETEQLVKKVTIIPLEVVVRNIAAGSLSKRTGIPEGQILPRTIVEFYYKNDDLGDPLITEEHIDIMKLATREQLSQISEQAIQINEVLTSYFVQKNVKLVDFKLEFGTDANGNLMLADEISPDTCRLWDAETNEKLDKDVFRRGLGSLTDAYEKILQRLGGLSCTK
- the purS gene encoding phosphoribosylformylglycinamidine synthase subunit PurS, whose protein sequence is MYKVKVYVTLRESVLDPQGKAVMSSLHKMGQSEVEDVRIGKYLELTLQKGNYDLDEKIVNMCSKLLSNPVIEDYRYEVEEVVAQ
- the purK gene encoding 5-(carboxyamino)imidazole ribonucleotide synthase, with product MFKTIKPQQTLGILGGGQLGRMMALSAREMGLNVVVLEPGENSPCGQVADHQITTAYDDREGIKKLAEQSDVVTYEFENIDAESANWLEENANLPQGSRLLAVTQHRLKEKETLQKAGVPVAPYRPVTDFRSLQRAVEELGYPSVLKTCRGGYDGKGQFVIKQESDLEIAATLLEKETDCVLEAWVDFEKEISVIITRSVSGEVKSFPIAENIHKENILHQTIAPARITNKTADQAKLLAGSIATELELVGTLAVEMFVAKDGTIYVNELAPRPHNSGHYTIEACETSQFDQHVRAVCNWPLGNTELIKPAVMINILGEHHETVLREIGNLGEAKLHLYGKKEAKAKRKMGHITVLGDTIEQALEKAERVSALFLSDNKTEVTQ
- the purQ gene encoding phosphoribosylformylglycinamidine synthase subunit PurQ, coding for MKFAVIVFPGSNCDTDMYHAVKDELGAEVEYVWHDATNLNQFDGILLPGGFSYGDYLRSGAIAQFSNVMTEVVKAAREGKPVLGVCNGFQILLETGLLPGAMRRNESLKFICQPEELVVENTSTIFTTQYEKGEVISVPVAHGEGNYYCDEETLQQLKANNQIVFTYKNNPNGSVENIAGITNEEGNVLGMMPHPERAVDELLGSKDGLKLFQSIVKSWRERYVAAT